Proteins from a genomic interval of Candidatus Tumulicola sp.:
- a CDS encoding RHS repeat-associated core domain-containing protein: protein MSTGFNRTFAYDDLNRLITANSGASLWNSGSYTYDSMGNMKTLGLGSARTATFSYSGTLPKLTSVTENGTPRSVAYDAVGNETAVGTATYAYGTRNQLESGDALTYTYDGWGRRLVTSGSLGTRYSFFTPGMTLLSESALTISGRPAIAYKYIWFAGRPIAQVDGAGTHWTFSDHLGTPEIQTNSSGAIAYQAEYEPYGKVFALRSGDVHQPLRLPGQVAEQFDTGANGATERNYNVFRWYRPGWGRYSQADPIGLNGNYNLYRYVEDDPVSLDDPFGLRHLTPCEKLVLRPYIPQIDLNNANIHEGEVPWWLGKDYGGVTLENNIYFRPGVYDPTTSYGLALLGHESFHVGQYRTGMTRADYLWEGFWHGGGQENRYEKPAYALQRRIYSDLVKAGFEGCELCGR from the coding sequence GTGAGCACGGGATTCAACCGGACGTTTGCCTACGACGACCTAAATCGGCTGATCACGGCCAATTCTGGCGCCTCCCTGTGGAATTCCGGCTCCTACACCTACGATTCCATGGGCAACATGAAGACCTTGGGGTTGGGCAGTGCTCGGACGGCGACATTTAGCTATTCAGGCACGCTTCCAAAACTAACGTCGGTGACAGAGAACGGCACGCCGCGATCTGTGGCCTACGACGCGGTGGGCAACGAGACGGCTGTGGGCACGGCGACGTATGCCTATGGCACGCGCAACCAGCTCGAATCGGGCGACGCGCTCACCTACACCTACGACGGTTGGGGGCGGCGGCTTGTGACCTCTGGCAGTTTGGGCACCCGCTACTCGTTCTTTACTCCTGGCATGACGTTGCTCTCGGAATCAGCACTGACGATTTCCGGAAGACCTGCGATCGCTTACAAATACATTTGGTTCGCGGGCAGGCCCATCGCGCAAGTGGACGGCGCGGGCACGCACTGGACCTTCTCCGATCACTTGGGAACGCCTGAGATTCAAACCAATAGTAGCGGCGCGATCGCTTACCAGGCAGAGTACGAACCGTATGGAAAAGTCTTCGCGTTGCGCTCGGGCGACGTGCACCAGCCGCTACGACTGCCAGGCCAAGTGGCGGAACAATTCGACACTGGGGCGAATGGTGCGACCGAGCGAAACTATAATGTGTTTCGGTGGTATCGGCCGGGATGGGGTAGGTATTCGCAGGCAGATCCGATTGGGCTAAACGGCAATTATAATCTTTACCGGTACGTGGAGGACGATCCTGTATCTCTTGATGACCCCTTCGGTCTCAGGCATCTCACGCCGTGCGAAAAGTTAGTGCTCCGTCCCTACATTCCGCAAATCGACTTGAACAATGCGAATATTCACGAGGGTGAGGTTCCTTGGTGGCTCGGTAAAGACTATGGGGGAGTCACGCTAGAAAATAACATCTATTTTCGTCCCGGCGTATATGACCCCACGACCTCTTATGGGTTGGCTCTGCTCGGGCACGAATCGTTTCATGTTGGTCAATACCGAACGGGGATGACGCGTGCCGATTATCTGTGGGAAGGATTCTGGCATGGCGGTGGTCAGGAAAATAGGTACGAAAAACCGGCGTACGCCTTGCAACGACGCATCTATTCAGATTTGGTCAAAGCAGGATTTGAGGGCTGCGAACTATGCGGACGATAA